A window of the Bdellovibrio sp. ZAP7 genome harbors these coding sequences:
- the queC gene encoding 7-cyano-7-deazaguanine synthase QueC, with the protein MKNKKKVVVLLSSGLDSTVNIFEAIKHHHEVVLALTFNYGQKAAKKEIEQSAKIAKFLGVPHKVLDVTWFKEFNKSSLLVDDQKVPTGNDVEIDNMEKSAESAKSVWVPNRNGIFLNIAAAYAEALGADSVIPGFNAEEAATFPDNSIDYLKAATHAFSFSTSNKVTVGCYTAHLNKPAIVLLGQGLDVPWELTWPCYFAGDEWCGQCESCKRAKRAFASANVDVKNLFKE; encoded by the coding sequence ATGAAGAATAAGAAAAAAGTCGTTGTCCTTTTGTCGTCGGGCTTAGACTCGACTGTTAATATTTTTGAAGCGATCAAGCACCATCACGAAGTGGTGCTGGCTTTGACGTTTAATTATGGTCAAAAGGCAGCAAAAAAGGAAATCGAGCAGTCTGCTAAAATTGCGAAATTCTTAGGTGTGCCCCATAAAGTTTTGGATGTGACTTGGTTTAAGGAATTTAACAAGTCCTCTTTGCTGGTCGATGATCAAAAAGTTCCCACAGGCAATGATGTTGAAATCGACAATATGGAAAAATCTGCGGAATCTGCAAAATCTGTTTGGGTTCCCAATCGCAATGGGATTTTCCTAAATATCGCTGCTGCTTATGCAGAAGCCTTGGGTGCAGACTCCGTGATTCCGGGATTCAATGCTGAAGAAGCCGCGACCTTCCCTGATAACTCAATTGATTATCTAAAAGCGGCAACTCACGCGTTCTCATTTTCCACTTCCAACAAAGTGACAGTGGGTTGTTATACGGCTCACTTAAATAAACCTGCGATCGTTCTTTTAGGGCAAGGCCTGGATGTTCCTTGGGAATTGACCTGGCCATGTTATTTCGCCGGGGACGAGTGGTGCGGGCAGTGTGAATCTTGTAAGCGTGCGAAGCGCGCCTTTGCCTCGGCAAATGTTGACGTGAAAAACCTCTTTAAGGAGTAG
- a CDS encoding DUF366 family protein, whose protein sequence is MEMHFIEKKFAYDGSQLHSLFAYLEHGVLGPSIISWIGRCDIPFSHMVDGEDLLANAVIAGDEMLHFIIEVFDRDLFSGVALQRLFASIARDYMQAHAGSALKTETLIRDGDDIYWGDRKLSISIATRSPVSTMVHFAMNITNEGTPVKTACLNDWKVDPRRTAEDLMTLFKKEYETIVTATQKVRPVP, encoded by the coding sequence ATGGAAATGCATTTTATTGAAAAAAAATTCGCTTACGATGGCAGTCAGCTTCATTCCTTGTTTGCGTATCTGGAGCACGGGGTTTTGGGGCCTTCCATTATTTCCTGGATCGGCCGCTGTGATATTCCGTTTTCTCATATGGTCGACGGAGAGGATTTGCTGGCGAACGCCGTGATCGCTGGCGATGAGATGCTTCACTTCATTATTGAAGTGTTCGATCGTGATCTGTTTAGTGGAGTGGCGTTGCAACGCCTGTTTGCCTCGATTGCCCGCGATTATATGCAGGCCCATGCGGGGAGTGCTTTAAAAACTGAAACACTGATCCGCGATGGTGACGACATCTATTGGGGAGATCGCAAACTTTCCATCAGTATCGCCACTCGTTCGCCGGTTTCTACGATGGTGCATTTTGCGATGAATATCACGAATGAAGGCACTCCGGTAAAAACAGCCTGTCTGAATGACTGGAAAGTAGATCCCCGCAGAACTGCGGAGGATCTAATGACTTTATTTAAAAAAGAATACGAGACGATTGTTACGGCGACTCAAAAAGTTCGCCCTGTTCCTTAG
- a CDS encoding DUF3857 domain-containing protein, translating into MKTRLISLTSLAFLFMSFSAQADWMQEQEMPFTIVNSSHEAIIDKNGFAESTLESEMKVMNEKGRNELVLQTIPFAPDAATVTFIKGSTFTDGVESPVNPKDVTTRSAKGPQQGINHLREMVIPFNNIKIGSITKYTVKMKTKKNLVKGLFQQTYVMGVHAPEWAGRAKIKSLLPLYVNVNDPWKVLETKESKEGEYYVFEFKQVKPLFKVPEEALAILRKDQISRVDVSTMNNWAEFITPVSQKWEKILAVKTLPAPFTRIVNKAKKAATTTEKIDIVTSELANVMTYSGNWTSLEKMYIAQPLKDIARTKTGDCKDFSLATTAMLRALGLDAKVALVKRSGLEELSRLKPELSAPELVNPSLFNHAIVKVKDGDNILWVDPTNMVSNSGYVFADIAGSHAIEVSDQAKALEYLPYPKSGESLLTFDKTIKINQDNTSDTTTKFEATGEYAKYMIEASLAKSEDAGKKTIMTYLRSNPENSKGMYEGVNFRNRIVNKISGTQKTIGEELTTWHDQKLYLDTGFPQTVLYTMALMGYRVTDANLIARYSEKTITHVKGFDFVGYQEGCSIFTPWYTISRDFIKEDGGFKIVDDIAFNEVRISAKDLNSEKFQYMTGDIPECFKGRQVLINPIAPAATLQSRLEDYTIVKANEKLDIGGPKSIQGAHDAYHIANQILDRDSENKDALLVKARALRRINYIHNGVDRKEYLDLASQIVDKLNSAYPNDPKILQQKTWILLSRDDKSSLSNTFNQTYKASQKDFDLYFLGGKVLEELNQNQAAIGSYNKALEIAHNNADKARAGAALGELLIQQGKVENGIAFYKYAIKADPGNSWLAGNFTAYIQQLGRWDDAISVGEEVVKTNPYGMAKKSLADAYAGKGTNIRTQAAKNPLDQAKSLDTAEQLYAKGLSHSPDNEKCLKGLAEVYFARAMTDFNPMTAQKSLRYIDKAIAGKKISSEAFIPMRNTLNMIVSGTLRSMPKDKAAALANQVTSSTPVHMVQAEPPKPPSPSPTVAIVPNKTPASVTAPAPMVPTTEAPKSTPAVTAPAVPPPPAPAESPSKAPASVTPPTPAQVPAASATPAGVKTPAAPPVAPAVSAASPATSPAK; encoded by the coding sequence ATGAAAACACGACTGATTTCACTAACATCGCTAGCTTTCTTGTTTATGTCATTTTCTGCCCAGGCTGATTGGATGCAAGAACAAGAAATGCCGTTCACCATCGTGAATAGCTCTCATGAAGCCATCATCGACAAAAATGGTTTTGCCGAATCCACTTTGGAATCGGAAATGAAAGTGATGAATGAAAAAGGTCGTAACGAATTGGTATTACAAACCATTCCCTTTGCTCCGGATGCAGCCACAGTCACTTTTATCAAAGGCTCCACTTTCACGGATGGTGTTGAGTCACCGGTAAATCCCAAGGATGTCACAACAAGAAGCGCCAAGGGCCCCCAACAAGGCATCAATCACCTTCGCGAAATGGTCATTCCCTTTAACAACATCAAGATTGGCTCCATCACTAAATACACAGTAAAAATGAAAACGAAAAAGAACCTTGTTAAAGGTCTTTTTCAACAAACTTATGTGATGGGTGTGCACGCTCCGGAATGGGCTGGCCGTGCAAAAATCAAGTCTTTGCTGCCTCTGTACGTGAACGTCAACGACCCTTGGAAAGTTCTAGAAACCAAAGAAAGCAAAGAGGGCGAATATTACGTTTTTGAATTTAAACAAGTTAAGCCTCTGTTTAAAGTTCCGGAAGAAGCCCTGGCGATCCTTCGCAAAGACCAAATCTCCCGTGTTGACGTCAGCACCATGAATAACTGGGCTGAATTTATCACTCCCGTTTCTCAAAAATGGGAAAAGATCCTGGCTGTAAAAACATTGCCAGCTCCGTTCACGCGCATTGTGAATAAAGCCAAAAAAGCCGCAACGACGACAGAAAAAATCGATATCGTGACGTCAGAGCTTGCCAACGTCATGACTTATTCAGGCAACTGGACAAGTCTTGAGAAGATGTACATCGCGCAACCGTTAAAAGATATTGCTCGCACTAAAACCGGAGACTGCAAAGACTTCTCTTTAGCGACGACGGCGATGTTAAGAGCCCTGGGGCTGGATGCGAAGGTGGCCCTGGTTAAACGTTCAGGCCTGGAAGAATTGTCTCGTTTAAAACCAGAACTATCGGCTCCGGAGCTGGTTAATCCTTCTCTTTTCAATCATGCGATCGTAAAAGTTAAAGATGGAGACAACATCCTTTGGGTGGATCCGACCAACATGGTGAGCAACTCTGGCTATGTGTTTGCGGATATCGCGGGTTCACATGCGATCGAAGTCAGCGACCAGGCGAAAGCTTTGGAATACCTGCCCTACCCAAAATCCGGCGAGTCCCTTCTGACATTTGATAAAACAATCAAAATCAATCAAGACAATACCTCCGACACGACAACAAAGTTTGAAGCGACGGGCGAGTACGCAAAATACATGATCGAAGCCTCCTTAGCAAAAAGCGAAGACGCAGGTAAGAAAACAATCATGACTTACTTGCGCTCGAACCCTGAAAACTCCAAAGGAATGTACGAGGGAGTTAACTTCCGAAATCGTATCGTCAATAAAATTTCTGGAACTCAAAAGACTATTGGCGAAGAGCTCACCACTTGGCATGATCAAAAGCTTTATCTGGACACGGGATTCCCGCAGACTGTTTTATATACGATGGCGCTTATGGGTTACCGTGTGACCGATGCGAATCTTATCGCACGTTACTCGGAAAAAACCATCACTCACGTGAAAGGTTTTGATTTCGTTGGCTATCAAGAAGGCTGTTCGATTTTCACCCCCTGGTACACGATTTCCCGCGACTTTATCAAAGAAGACGGTGGTTTTAAAATCGTCGATGATATCGCCTTCAATGAAGTGCGCATCTCTGCTAAGGATTTAAATTCAGAAAAATTCCAATATATGACGGGAGATATCCCCGAGTGCTTTAAAGGCCGCCAGGTTTTAATCAACCCGATTGCACCGGCAGCAACCCTGCAAAGCCGTCTGGAAGACTACACGATCGTTAAGGCCAACGAAAAACTCGACATCGGTGGACCAAAATCAATTCAAGGCGCCCATGATGCTTATCACATCGCAAACCAGATCTTAGACAGAGATTCTGAAAACAAGGACGCTTTGCTAGTTAAAGCTCGCGCCCTAAGACGCATCAACTATATTCATAACGGTGTGGATAGAAAAGAATACTTGGACCTGGCGTCGCAAATTGTAGACAAGCTTAATAGCGCTTACCCGAATGATCCAAAAATTCTGCAACAGAAAACGTGGATTCTTTTGTCTCGGGACGATAAATCAAGTCTTTCTAATACTTTCAATCAGACCTATAAGGCCTCTCAAAAAGATTTTGATTTGTATTTCCTGGGCGGAAAGGTTCTGGAAGAATTAAATCAAAATCAGGCGGCCATTGGCTCTTACAATAAAGCACTTGAGATTGCCCATAACAATGCCGACAAAGCCCGTGCTGGTGCTGCCTTGGGTGAGTTGTTAATTCAACAAGGTAAAGTCGAAAATGGAATCGCATTTTATAAATACGCGATCAAGGCCGACCCAGGTAATTCTTGGCTTGCTGGTAATTTCACGGCTTACATTCAGCAACTTGGCCGCTGGGATGATGCCATCTCCGTGGGCGAAGAAGTTGTGAAAACAAATCCCTACGGCATGGCGAAGAAATCTTTAGCCGATGCCTATGCGGGCAAGGGTACAAATATCCGCACTCAAGCGGCTAAGAATCCCCTGGATCAAGCGAAGTCTTTAGATACGGCTGAACAGCTTTATGCCAAGGGTCTTTCTCACTCGCCTGACAATGAAAAATGTCTGAAGGGACTGGCAGAGGTTTATTTTGCAAGAGCGATGACCGATTTCAATCCAATGACGGCGCAAAAGTCCTTGCGCTATATCGATAAAGCTATTGCCGGCAAAAAAATCAGTTCAGAGGCTTTCATCCCGATGAGAAACACTTTGAATATGATTGTCTCCGGCACACTGCGCTCGATGCCAAAAGATAAGGCCGCAGCTTTAGCAAACCAGGTGACTTCTTCAACACCGGTTCACATGGTTCAAGCAGAACCACCTAAGCCGCCATCGCCATCACCGACAGTCGCCATCGTACCGAATAAAACACCAGCGAGCGTAACTGCACCAGCGCCAATGGTTCCGACGACAGAAGCTCCGAAGTCGACTCCGGCAGTTACGGCACCTGCAGTACCACCGCCCCCAGCCCCTGCTGAGTCTCCCTCAAAAGCTCCAGCTAGCGTAACACCGCCAACACCAGCTCAAGTTCCGGCTGCGAGTGCGACACCTGCTGGAGTTAAGACTCCAGCTGCGCCTCCGGTCGCACCAGCGGTATCCGCAGCTTCTCCAGCGACCAGTCCCGCAAAATAA
- a CDS encoding cation-translocating P-type ATPase, whose protein sequence is MESQQSEHSNSVTDLQLVGMSCVNCAAKIEKTLNAIPGAVATVNFATEKAHIEHSESVAPEDLIKAVQKVGYQAFEMNSPTDVQAFKNEAAAEYRRDLTHFIVSALLTAPFLLEMVMMFSGHHEFLPRWFQVVLATPVQFWIGWRFYRGSYYALRNKSANMDVLVALGTSMAYLLSVVVTVLNWHEQHVYFEASTAVITLILLGKLMESRAKGKTSEAVESLIRLQPKSAMVKKGSEWVATSIEHVLVGDVVLVKNAESIPVDGVVVEGSSTIDESMLTGESMPVEKSIQDHVFAATLNQDGVLQVRATSVGSKTQLEQIIKIVSAAQGSKAPIQRLADKISGVFVPVVVAVSIVTFFATWLIMGDLQAAFISSVSVLVIACPCALGLATPTAVVVGIGKAAPLGILFKDAKALEQAEKVNYVVLDKTGTITEGHPVVTAHTSDDVLKLAASLERGSSHPLAHAIISEAQRKGFESYEVKDFKSVTGLGVEGVIGGLHYRLGRPHWVLNGQGIAAEMKDAENNGQTVMVLASETNVLGFIAVADKVRETSKQAIAALKDLGITVIMLTGDNEGTAKEIARQVGITEFRYGVKPTDKANVIVSLKRKKHVVAMVGDGINDAPALAMADISFSMSSGTDIAIETADVTLMNNDLMSIVHAVKLSQVTLKKIRQNLFFAFIYNTLGIPLAALGMLNPVIAGAAMAMSSVSVVSNSLLLKKKKV, encoded by the coding sequence ATGGAATCGCAGCAATCAGAACATTCAAATTCAGTGACGGATCTTCAATTGGTGGGGATGTCTTGCGTAAACTGTGCTGCAAAGATTGAAAAAACACTTAATGCCATTCCTGGAGCTGTGGCCACGGTGAATTTTGCGACTGAAAAAGCGCATATTGAACATTCAGAATCTGTGGCTCCAGAGGATTTGATAAAGGCGGTCCAAAAAGTTGGTTATCAAGCCTTTGAAATGAACTCGCCAACAGATGTTCAGGCTTTTAAAAATGAAGCCGCTGCGGAATATCGTCGTGATCTGACTCATTTTATCGTTTCCGCACTTTTAACAGCTCCGTTTTTGCTGGAGATGGTGATGATGTTTTCCGGTCATCACGAATTTTTGCCTCGCTGGTTTCAGGTTGTTCTCGCGACCCCTGTTCAATTTTGGATTGGCTGGCGTTTTTACCGGGGATCTTATTATGCGTTAAGGAATAAAAGTGCCAATATGGATGTTCTTGTCGCCTTAGGCACATCCATGGCCTATTTATTGAGTGTGGTCGTGACCGTTTTAAACTGGCACGAACAGCATGTGTATTTTGAAGCCAGTACAGCAGTGATCACTCTGATTCTTTTAGGAAAATTGATGGAGTCCCGCGCGAAAGGAAAAACTTCTGAAGCGGTAGAAAGCTTGATTCGCCTGCAGCCAAAATCAGCGATGGTCAAAAAGGGCAGTGAGTGGGTCGCAACCTCCATTGAGCATGTTTTAGTGGGAGACGTCGTCCTGGTAAAAAACGCTGAGTCTATTCCTGTAGATGGCGTGGTGGTGGAAGGTTCATCGACCATCGATGAATCTATGTTGACCGGTGAAAGCATGCCCGTGGAAAAAAGTATTCAGGATCATGTTTTTGCGGCCACTCTAAATCAAGATGGAGTTTTGCAGGTTCGCGCTACGAGCGTGGGATCTAAGACTCAGCTTGAACAAATTATTAAAATCGTTTCAGCAGCTCAAGGATCCAAAGCCCCCATCCAAAGGCTTGCAGATAAGATTTCAGGAGTCTTTGTGCCCGTCGTGGTTGCAGTTAGCATTGTAACTTTCTTTGCAACTTGGTTGATTATGGGTGATTTGCAGGCGGCGTTTATTTCATCCGTATCAGTTCTGGTGATTGCTTGCCCGTGTGCTTTAGGTTTGGCAACGCCCACTGCAGTGGTGGTGGGGATCGGGAAGGCGGCTCCCCTAGGGATCTTATTCAAAGATGCAAAAGCCCTGGAGCAAGCTGAGAAAGTCAATTACGTGGTTTTAGATAAAACCGGAACGATCACGGAAGGACATCCCGTCGTAACAGCACACACCTCGGATGACGTATTGAAACTCGCAGCAAGTCTTGAGCGAGGTTCTTCGCATCCCTTGGCACATGCGATTATCTCCGAAGCGCAGCGCAAGGGTTTTGAATCGTATGAGGTGAAAGATTTCAAATCTGTGACCGGTCTTGGCGTCGAAGGCGTGATTGGAGGGTTGCATTACCGTCTGGGGCGTCCTCATTGGGTTTTGAATGGTCAGGGAATTGCTGCAGAAATGAAAGACGCTGAAAACAACGGGCAAACAGTGATGGTCCTAGCAAGCGAAACGAACGTATTAGGATTTATCGCCGTTGCCGATAAAGTCCGTGAAACCTCGAAGCAGGCTATTGCCGCATTAAAAGACCTGGGTATCACGGTGATAATGTTAACCGGGGATAACGAAGGAACCGCAAAAGAAATCGCTCGGCAAGTCGGAATCACTGAGTTTAGGTATGGTGTTAAACCAACTGACAAAGCCAATGTCATCGTATCCCTGAAACGTAAAAAACACGTGGTCGCTATGGTGGGTGATGGAATCAATGATGCCCCAGCGCTGGCTATGGCGGACATAAGTTTTTCTATGTCGTCAGGAACGGATATCGCCATTGAAACGGCGGATGTCACTTTGATGAATAACGATTTGATGTCTATTGTTCACGCAGTGAAACTTTCGCAAGTCACTTTAAAAAAGATTCGTCAGAATTTATTCTTCGCGTTTATTTATAATACTCTGGGTATTCCGCTCGCCGCATTAGGGATGTTAAATCCTGTGATCGCAGGGGCCGCGATGGCGATGAGCTCAGTTTCTGTAGTCAGCAATTCTCTATTGCTTAAGAAAAAGAAAGTTTAA
- a CDS encoding DMT family protein, protein MLQYVSPLVLLLISNIFMTFAWYGHLKSLKSSALWIAIAVSWGIALFEYIFQVPANRLGSQVYTLPQLKIIQEVITMVVFAGFSYWYMGQPLKMDYLYAGLCLVGAVYFLFR, encoded by the coding sequence ATGCTTCAATACGTAAGCCCTCTTGTCCTGCTGTTGATTTCCAATATCTTTATGACCTTCGCATGGTACGGGCATTTGAAAAGTCTTAAGAGCTCAGCCCTTTGGATCGCCATCGCGGTCAGCTGGGGTATCGCCCTGTTTGAGTATATTTTCCAGGTACCGGCTAACAGATTGGGTTCCCAAGTTTATACTTTGCCGCAACTAAAGATCATCCAGGAAGTCATTACGATGGTGGTCTTTGCGGGATTTTCTTATTGGTATATGGGTCAACCACTTAAGATGGATTACCTCTATGCGGGGCTTTGTCTCGTGGGAGCGGTGTACTTCCTGTTTCGCTAA
- a CDS encoding Na/Pi cotransporter family protein, which yields MINTENSFFILLVSGVALFLYGMSITSSSLEKLMAGKITSLLNHLSQSKILAILTGVGLTTLMQSSGAATSMLVGLGSARVINLRQVMGVIIGTAIGTTLTVQLISFDLTQYALPVFAISFAFYFKAKKTVFRNLALACMGFGLLFLGLKLVSTASHHFAENPMLTEFFQSVRDNPGYSLMISIVFCAFVQSSAITIGLAMSLAAVKAITFYDAMIWVYGANIGTTSVALISAAGGNYIGRQVAWAHFFYKTISVVIFYPFTQLFIDFLMTFDSTVERSIANAHLIFNIISAILFYPFIDKGAQWIEKMFPKAASEEFGTEFVNMNNYQSSALAVSYANREIMRTADIVIGMIKDSIKLFETNDPKVFDSIKDRDNKVDFLYRETKMFLLDHANKSSTVVHQNIMNMIMFLSDAERAADAIDINILALAIKKNALKLEFSGEGWAEIREMHEQVVKVAAMAVNAYQNRELCEEAIQLKRDLAKLEISLRENHISRLNRGLNTSINTSSIHLDLLSEYRRIASLLCNHAYNQRTHK from the coding sequence ATGATCAATACAGAGAATTCCTTCTTTATTTTACTTGTCAGCGGTGTTGCGCTCTTCCTATACGGAATGTCTATCACCAGTTCGTCGCTGGAAAAGTTGATGGCTGGTAAGATCACAAGCCTTTTAAATCATCTTTCCCAAAGTAAAATTTTGGCCATCCTGACCGGAGTGGGCCTCACCACTCTGATGCAAAGTTCGGGCGCTGCGACCTCCATGCTTGTGGGCCTGGGCTCCGCTAGAGTCATTAACTTACGTCAGGTCATGGGTGTTATCATTGGGACCGCGATTGGTACCACTTTGACCGTACAATTGATCTCTTTTGATCTGACTCAGTATGCACTTCCCGTTTTTGCAATTTCATTTGCGTTTTATTTTAAAGCCAAAAAGACTGTTTTCAGAAATCTGGCACTGGCCTGCATGGGTTTTGGATTATTGTTTCTAGGTCTTAAGCTGGTATCCACGGCCTCTCATCACTTTGCAGAAAATCCGATGCTAACGGAGTTCTTCCAAAGTGTTCGTGACAATCCTGGGTACTCGTTGATGATTTCTATCGTGTTCTGCGCGTTTGTGCAAAGCTCTGCGATCACGATCGGCCTGGCGATGAGTTTGGCAGCGGTGAAAGCGATCACTTTTTACGATGCCATGATCTGGGTTTACGGAGCTAATATCGGAACGACGTCGGTTGCATTGATTTCCGCAGCGGGCGGCAACTACATCGGGCGTCAGGTCGCCTGGGCCCATTTCTTTTACAAAACCATAAGTGTCGTGATCTTTTACCCCTTTACGCAGCTCTTTATTGATTTCTTAATGACCTTTGACTCGACTGTGGAGCGTTCGATTGCGAACGCCCATTTGATTTTCAATATTATTTCAGCGATCCTTTTTTATCCGTTCATCGATAAAGGGGCTCAGTGGATTGAGAAAATGTTCCCGAAAGCCGCCTCTGAGGAATTTGGTACAGAGTTCGTAAACATGAACAACTACCAGAGTTCGGCCCTGGCAGTGTCTTATGCGAACCGCGAAATCATGCGCACGGCCGATATCGTGATCGGCATGATCAAGGATTCGATCAAACTTTTTGAAACCAATGATCCAAAGGTTTTTGATTCGATCAAAGATCGCGACAACAAGGTCGACTTCCTTTACCGCGAAACAAAAATGTTCTTATTGGACCATGCTAATAAATCCAGCACCGTAGTTCATCAAAACATCATGAACATGATCATGTTTCTAAGTGACGCAGAACGTGCGGCGGATGCAATTGACATCAACATTTTGGCGCTTGCGATTAAAAAGAATGCTTTAAAACTGGAGTTTTCTGGTGAAGGCTGGGCTGAAATTCGCGAAATGCACGAACAAGTTGTGAAGGTTGCTGCGATGGCGGTCAACGCTTATCAAAACCGTGAGCTCTGCGAGGAAGCCATTCAGCTGAAACGGGATTTGGCGAAGCTTGAAATTTCTTTGCGCGAAAATCATATCAGCCGCTTGAATCGCGGCCTGAATACTTCGATCAATACCAGCTCGATCCATTTGGATTTATTGAGTGAGTATCGTCGCATCGCAAGTCTTCTGTGCAATCACGCCTACAATCAAAGGACCCATAAGTAA
- a CDS encoding (deoxy)nucleoside triphosphate pyrophosphohydrolase, whose translation MLDLKKPVLVVAAVIRKENDSDKRILLVRRGPEQSGAGFWEFPGGKVEPSESPEQALRREIDEELGIAITVGKFIGEQDFAYPSKTIRLRVYEALTMSSEIILTEHDAMKWLKADEIVKEELSAADRPFVEMLQGKR comes from the coding sequence ATGTTGGATCTAAAAAAGCCCGTTTTGGTAGTGGCTGCAGTCATTCGTAAAGAAAATGACTCGGATAAGCGCATTTTGCTAGTGCGTCGAGGCCCCGAACAAAGCGGTGCAGGATTTTGGGAGTTCCCCGGGGGAAAAGTGGAGCCTTCAGAGTCGCCCGAGCAAGCGCTTCGGCGTGAAATTGATGAAGAACTCGGAATTGCTATCACCGTAGGCAAGTTTATTGGTGAGCAGGATTTCGCTTATCCTTCGAAAACCATTCGTCTGAGAGTTTACGAAGCATTGACTATGAGTTCAGAGATTATTTTAACTGAGCACGATGCGATGAAATGGTTAAAGGCCGATGAAATCGTCAAAGAAGAGCTCTCAGCCGCGGATCGACCTTTTGTAGAGATGCTTCAAGGTAAAAGATAA
- a CDS encoding thiol-disulfide oxidoreductase DCC family protein, translating into MEKEDVKMRNVVFFDGVCHLCNGFVDAVITRDPQHRFLFAPLQGSTAEALLPAQDRENLDTVIYYESGKIYHRSAAVLKILSGLGGVYGLSRLGWVLPGFIRDSLYKLVAKNRYSWFGKRDFCRLPTPNERTYLLP; encoded by the coding sequence ATGGAAAAGGAAGATGTAAAAATGAGAAATGTGGTGTTTTTCGACGGCGTCTGCCATCTTTGTAATGGCTTTGTGGATGCTGTCATTACTCGCGATCCACAGCATCGTTTTTTGTTCGCCCCACTCCAAGGTTCGACGGCGGAGGCGCTTCTTCCCGCTCAAGATCGCGAGAACCTGGATACAGTGATCTACTATGAGTCAGGTAAGATCTATCACCGATCTGCGGCGGTACTTAAAATTCTTTCGGGTTTGGGTGGAGTCTATGGTCTGTCTCGACTTGGGTGGGTCCTCCCTGGATTTATCCGAGACAGTCTCTACAAACTTGTCGCAAAAAATCGCTATTCATGGTTTGGAAAAAGAGACTTTTGCCGCCTTCCCACTCCAAATGAACGAACTTATCTTTTACCTTGA
- a CDS encoding LON peptidase substrate-binding domain-containing protein → MEVFLFPLVNVTLFPHTTKPLNIFEPRYLTMVKNAVANNIPIAMGYIEDPSKVAPVPPGEPVPFVREIAGYGYAQIIEERVNGTLLVFLQGQGKLRLKHTVDYKTPYIVCQSEIIPEQTIVDPHHLVRLHALNKVLIRWIHTHIPDPAQRDMFLRNLNRPEEVVGAFASYMVRDYDLQQMVLEYNDINEKVDFLHRLTESNELTT, encoded by the coding sequence ATGGAAGTATTTTTGTTTCCTTTGGTCAATGTGACGTTGTTTCCGCATACGACCAAACCCCTAAATATTTTTGAGCCTCGATATCTGACCATGGTGAAAAATGCTGTGGCCAATAATATTCCGATCGCCATGGGTTATATCGAGGATCCATCCAAAGTTGCTCCGGTTCCTCCGGGTGAGCCAGTGCCTTTTGTCCGTGAAATCGCTGGCTACGGCTATGCCCAAATTATCGAAGAACGAGTGAATGGAACTCTTCTGGTCTTTTTGCAGGGGCAAGGCAAGTTACGTTTGAAACATACTGTGGATTACAAAACTCCCTACATCGTTTGTCAGTCTGAAATCATTCCTGAGCAAACAATCGTCGATCCACATCACCTAGTGCGCCTGCATGCGCTTAATAAAGTTCTTATTCGCTGGATTCACACACACATCCCAGATCCTGCTCAGCGGGACATGTTTTTGCGAAATCTAAATCGCCCCGAAGAAGTTGTGGGAGCCTTTGCCTCTTACATGGTGCGCGATTACGACTTGCAGCAGATGGTGCTTGAGTACAACGATATTAACGAAAAGGTGGATTTTCTCCACCGTCTGACTGAATCAAATGAACTGACGACTTAA